From the Nitrobacter hamburgensis X14 genome, one window contains:
- a CDS encoding DUF2478 domain-containing protein, with protein sequence MFDAQCDLAALVYTQDQDPDQILHEFASGLNANGHRAVGIVQLGRHYPDASLSATLVPTGEQLRLFQDMDACSGCRLDLGQLTGAGERIARTLDEGADILIVNRFGRQEREGKGLAHLVEYALGADIPVVIAVPSHHFADWITFAGGMTVKLHCDRESLDAWWSLVSARAGSLRRPDHLTVCEVIK encoded by the coding sequence CGACCTTGCCGCTTTGGTTTATACGCAAGACCAGGACCCCGACCAGATCCTGCATGAATTCGCCTCCGGTCTGAACGCAAACGGCCACCGGGCCGTGGGCATCGTTCAGCTGGGCCGCCACTACCCCGATGCGAGCCTGTCAGCAACGCTGGTGCCTACCGGCGAGCAACTTCGGCTGTTTCAGGATATGGACGCCTGTTCGGGGTGCCGGCTCGACCTCGGACAGTTGACCGGCGCCGGCGAACGGATTGCAAGGACCCTCGACGAGGGTGCGGACATCCTGATCGTCAACCGCTTTGGCCGGCAGGAGCGCGAGGGCAAGGGCCTTGCCCATCTGGTCGAGTACGCACTCGGCGCCGATATTCCGGTCGTGATCGCGGTGCCGAGCCACCATTTTGCGGACTGGATCACATTCGCCGGCGGCATGACCGTCAAATTGCATTGCGACCGCGAATCGCTGGATGCGTGGTGGAGCCTCGTGTCGGCCCGTGCCGGCAGCCTGCGCCGACCCGATCATTTGACGGTGTGCGAAGTTATCAAATAG
- a CDS encoding FGGY-family carbohydrate kinase: MPDLVIAVDVGSSSARAGVFDKRGVLLARAEAPFATAHPEPGHAEHSSDEIWTAVCQAVRGAITAGHIAAEAVKGIAFDATCSLVTLDRAGRPVTASLTGEDRWNVIMWADHRATAEADEITATRHRVLDHVGNVMSPEMEIPKLLWLKRHCPDAWHRYGLMLDLTDFLTWKATGRAAVSTCTVTCKWTYLAHEKPGWQSDFLSRVGLDDLQDRASLPASTLPIGTSAGPLTAESAGQLGLPRDCVVGVGAIDAHAGGIGVLGGLDATGLNETLAMIAGTSSCHMAASPDPRQIPGLWGPYYDAMLPGHWLNEGGQSATGSLLDHILDLHAEGQSLGADRHAVIAARIEAALAADGFAFVDDLHVLPDFHGNRSPLADPDSVGVIHGLRLDASAHSLTRLYFATAVGIALGTRHIIDALNDAGYAIAHIRLTGGHAASQLLVQLYADATDVAVSLPEQPDGVLLGTACVAAAGCGLYPSVTAAAAAMTRIGRTVQPAAAARDFFDRRYRAFLLMHEHRRAVSRLA; this comes from the coding sequence ATGCCGGACCTCGTGATCGCAGTGGATGTCGGATCGAGCAGCGCACGCGCCGGCGTGTTCGACAAGCGCGGTGTTCTGCTTGCGCGCGCCGAAGCTCCGTTCGCGACCGCACACCCTGAACCCGGTCATGCCGAACACAGCTCGGATGAAATCTGGACGGCGGTCTGCCAGGCTGTGCGCGGAGCCATTACGGCCGGACACATCGCTGCCGAAGCGGTCAAGGGCATCGCCTTCGACGCCACCTGCTCGCTCGTCACCCTTGACCGCGCCGGCCGGCCGGTCACAGCCTCTCTGACCGGCGAGGATCGCTGGAACGTGATCATGTGGGCCGATCATCGGGCCACCGCGGAAGCCGACGAGATCACCGCCACCCGCCATCGCGTGCTCGATCACGTCGGCAATGTGATGTCGCCGGAAATGGAAATCCCGAAGCTGCTCTGGCTGAAGCGGCATTGCCCCGATGCCTGGCACCGCTACGGGCTTATGCTCGACCTCACCGACTTCCTGACCTGGAAGGCGACCGGCCGCGCCGCGGTCTCCACCTGCACGGTAACATGCAAATGGACCTATCTCGCCCACGAGAAGCCGGGTTGGCAAAGCGATTTCCTGTCGCGCGTCGGGCTCGATGATTTGCAGGATCGGGCATCGCTTCCCGCCTCGACATTGCCGATCGGAACAAGCGCCGGCCCGCTGACTGCCGAAAGCGCCGGCCAGCTTGGCCTGCCGCGCGACTGCGTTGTCGGCGTCGGCGCGATCGATGCCCATGCCGGCGGCATCGGCGTGCTCGGCGGGCTCGACGCAACCGGCCTCAACGAGACTCTCGCCATGATCGCCGGCACCTCCTCGTGTCACATGGCGGCCTCGCCCGACCCCAGGCAAATTCCCGGCCTATGGGGCCCCTATTACGACGCGATGCTACCTGGCCACTGGCTGAACGAAGGCGGTCAATCGGCCACCGGCTCGTTGCTCGATCACATTCTCGACCTCCACGCCGAGGGACAATCGCTTGGCGCGGATCGGCACGCGGTGATCGCGGCGCGGATCGAGGCCGCGCTCGCCGCCGACGGATTCGCATTCGTCGACGACCTGCATGTGCTGCCGGACTTTCACGGAAACCGCTCCCCGCTCGCCGATCCCGATTCGGTCGGCGTGATCCACGGGCTGCGTCTCGATGCCTCGGCCCATTCGCTGACCCGGCTTTATTTCGCGACCGCTGTGGGCATCGCGCTGGGAACGCGGCACATCATCGATGCGCTGAACGACGCCGGCTACGCCATCGCGCATATCCGCTTGACCGGAGGCCATGCTGCGAGCCAGCTGCTGGTCCAGCTCTACGCCGACGCCACCGATGTCGCGGTATCGCTGCCCGAACAACCCGACGGGGTGCTGCTGGGAACCGCATGTGTCGCCGCCGCCGGCTGTGGGCTTTATCCGTCGGTCACGGCGGCGGCTGCGGCGATGACCCGGATCGGCCGAACCGTGCAGCCAGCCGCTGCGGCGCGCGATTTTTTCGACCGGCGTTACCGCGCGTTTCTATTGATGCACGAGCATCGCCGGGCGGTATCGCGGCTCGCTTGA
- a CDS encoding outer membrane beta-barrel protein: MTWGPATGRRQRALTWRAVLACLALIAPGCSAAEAQTLTRDLMNPARGGFFQPQDSGLRRISDAGDGDDAAPPSSTIAPSRIGSIPTYGVPAATGAGDTGYDSLNRRRKKPRPYPGATKPKRPPGPGNFVAAPPPPPLSVPPSSTANTASIAPAMAGRVEGQPARRRLKRDDDPFGAVGNYVGSFLVKSAVELWGGYDTNPGRFRNPKGSAFYMVSPEFVAASDWERHALLVDLRGSFTGYGKTFPPDIDSAGQPIVSPVPTNVDRPDFTGRVDGRLDVTHDTRINSELRLRIGTDNPGSPNIQAGLERYPLYATTGGTAGIEHDFNRLQLSLNGTADRTTYQNSRLTDGTSTSNDDRDFNQYGAVARASYELLPGVKPFGEVEADTRVHDTRFDRNGFQRDSNGGYAKVGSSFELTRLLTGEASIGYAARSYADPRLNQLTGLLTDASLIWSATPLTTAKFISVTSVDESTLAGVSGVLTRTYTFEVDHDFRRWLTAIGRFTYGTRDYQGSSRSDEIYSLSGDLVYKLTREFQIKAQVRRDILASNISGASSASTVVMLGVRLQR, translated from the coding sequence GTGACTTGGGGTCCAGCGACGGGCCGCCGGCAGCGCGCATTAACGTGGCGCGCGGTTTTGGCCTGCCTTGCCCTCATAGCTCCGGGATGCTCGGCCGCCGAAGCGCAAACACTCACCCGCGATCTCATGAATCCGGCCCGTGGCGGATTTTTTCAGCCGCAGGATTCTGGCCTGCGCCGGATCAGCGATGCCGGCGACGGTGACGATGCCGCGCCGCCCTCGTCGACAATAGCCCCGTCGCGCATCGGCAGTATCCCCACCTATGGCGTGCCCGCGGCGACAGGTGCGGGCGACACCGGTTACGATTCGCTCAATCGCCGGCGCAAGAAGCCGAGGCCCTATCCCGGCGCGACCAAACCGAAACGGCCGCCGGGGCCGGGCAACTTCGTCGCCGCTCCGCCGCCACCGCCGTTGTCGGTCCCGCCGTCATCGACCGCGAACACTGCTTCGATCGCACCCGCGATGGCGGGGAGGGTGGAGGGACAGCCCGCGCGCCGCCGCCTGAAGCGGGATGACGATCCGTTCGGCGCCGTGGGCAATTATGTCGGCAGCTTCCTCGTCAAGTCAGCGGTCGAGTTGTGGGGCGGCTACGACACCAATCCCGGCCGGTTCCGTAACCCCAAGGGTTCGGCGTTTTATATGGTATCGCCCGAGTTCGTCGCCGCATCCGACTGGGAGCGCCACGCCCTCCTCGTCGATCTGCGCGGATCGTTTACCGGGTATGGCAAAACATTTCCGCCTGATATCGACAGTGCAGGTCAGCCGATCGTGTCGCCGGTACCGACGAACGTGGATCGGCCGGATTTCACCGGCAGGGTCGATGGACGTCTCGACGTTACGCACGACACCCGCATCAATTCGGAGCTGCGGTTGCGGATCGGTACCGACAATCCCGGCAGCCCCAATATCCAGGCCGGCCTCGAGAGGTATCCGCTCTATGCGACCACCGGCGGGACCGCCGGCATCGAGCACGACTTCAACCGGCTGCAACTCTCGCTGAACGGGACCGCAGACCGCACCACCTATCAGAATTCGCGATTGACGGATGGCACATCGACGTCCAACGACGATCGCGACTTCAACCAGTATGGCGCCGTGGCGCGCGCGAGCTACGAACTGCTGCCCGGCGTCAAGCCGTTCGGCGAGGTCGAGGCGGACACGCGCGTCCACGACACGCGGTTCGATCGCAACGGCTTCCAGCGCGACTCCAACGGCGGCTACGCCAAGGTCGGGAGCAGTTTTGAGCTGACGCGGCTGCTGACCGGCGAAGCCTCCATCGGCTATGCCGCGCGGAGCTATGCAGACCCGCGCCTCAACCAGTTGACCGGACTGCTCACCGACGCATCCCTGATATGGTCGGCGACGCCGCTGACCACGGCGAAGTTCATCTCCGTCACCTCGGTCGATGAATCTACGCTGGCCGGCGTCTCCGGGGTGCTGACGCGTACCTATACCTTCGAGGTCGATCACGATTTCCGCCGCTGGCTGACCGCGATCGGCAGGTTCACCTATGGTACGCGGGATTATCAGGGCTCCAGCCGCTCCGACGAGATCTACTCGCTTTCCGGCGATCTCGTTTACAAGCTGACCCGCGAATTCCAGATCAAGGCCCAGGTGCGCCGCGATATTCTGGCCTCGAACATTTCCGGCGCGAGTTCGGCGTCGACCGTGGTGATGCTCGGCGTCCGGTTGCAGCGCTAG
- a CDS encoding KpsF/GutQ family sugar-phosphate isomerase, producing MTSLKSRTVAMTDQANAAIESALRTFEAEAGGVTALAASLKSDLGPAFAAAADMIRKAKGRLIVTGLGKSGHIGRKIAATFASTGTPAFFVHAAEASHGDLGMITADDVIMALSWSGEQPEMKNLITYAKRFRIALIAMTAERDSTLGKAADVVLVQPRAREACPHNLAPTTSSLMQLALGDALAIALLEGRGFTSVDFSVLHPGGKLGALLKYTRDLMHSGDAIPLRPLGTKMSDALVEMTSKGFGCVGVIDGHGHLVGIVTDGDLRRHMRPDLMTVRVDDVMTKNPKTIGRDLLAGEVLEILNSSKITALIVTDGKKPVGIVHLHDLLRAGVA from the coding sequence ATGACCTCATTAAAATCACGGACGGTCGCCATGACCGATCAGGCCAACGCGGCCATCGAGTCCGCGTTGCGAACATTCGAGGCGGAGGCTGGCGGCGTGACTGCGCTCGCCGCGTCGCTCAAATCCGATCTCGGCCCCGCATTCGCCGCTGCCGCCGACATGATCCGCAAAGCCAAAGGGCGGCTGATCGTCACCGGCCTCGGCAAGTCCGGCCATATCGGCCGCAAGATCGCGGCGACCTTCGCATCGACCGGGACGCCGGCCTTCTTCGTTCATGCAGCGGAAGCCAGTCACGGCGATCTCGGCATGATCACCGCCGACGACGTCATTATGGCGTTGTCCTGGTCCGGCGAGCAGCCGGAGATGAAAAACCTCATCACCTATGCCAAGCGCTTTCGTATCGCCCTGATCGCCATGACCGCCGAGCGCGACTCCACTCTGGGCAAAGCCGCCGATGTCGTGCTGGTGCAGCCCAGGGCGCGCGAAGCCTGCCCGCACAACCTCGCGCCGACGACGTCCTCGCTGATGCAACTCGCGCTGGGCGATGCGCTCGCCATCGCGCTGCTGGAGGGCCGCGGCTTCACCTCGGTCGACTTCAGCGTTCTACATCCGGGCGGAAAACTCGGCGCGCTGCTGAAATACACTCGTGACCTGATGCACAGCGGCGACGCCATCCCGCTGAGACCGCTCGGCACCAAAATGTCCGATGCGCTGGTCGAGATGACATCGAAGGGGTTCGGTTGCGTCGGCGTCATCGACGGCCACGGACACCTCGTCGGCATCGTCACCGACGGCGATCTGCGCCGTCACATGCGCCCCGACCTGATGACCGTCCGCGTCGACGATGTCATGACCAAAAACCCGAAGACGATCGGACGCGACCTTCTGGCGGGCGAGGTACTGGAAATCCTCAACTCGTCGAAGATCACCGCACTGATCGTGACCGACGGGAAAAAGCCGGTCGGCATCGTGCATCTGCACGACCTGCTGCGCGCAGGCGTAGCCTAG
- a CDS encoding IS5-like element ISNha7 family transposase, translated as MRGSDERSGSLFSYVDLEARIRSDHPLRTIRQIANAALNDLSRDFDKLYTAFGRPSIAPEKLLRAMLLQAFYGIRSERQLMERLEFDLLLRWFVGLGVDDPVWDHSTFSKNRDRLLEGEIAAKFLNALMGQHQVKRLLSSEHFSVDGTLIEAWASIKSFRRKDGGDQDSDGPGRNAERSFHNEKRCNETHQSTTDPEARLYKKGGGQPAKLCYIGHALMENRNGLAVLGGVSRATGTAERDQALALIDCHRGQSERRITLGADKAYDVTAFVEDLRRRSVTPHIAIDGHLSKTGKPRKTAIDQRTLRHAGYAVSQRCRKRIEEVFGWIKASAGLAKIKLRGRDRVNATFTLALAAYNLIRLPKLLAAAA; from the coding sequence ATGCGGGGAAGCGACGAACGGTCAGGCTCGCTGTTCAGCTATGTGGACTTGGAGGCTCGGATTCGCTCCGACCATCCGCTGCGAACGATCCGACAGATCGCGAACGCGGCGTTGAATGATCTGTCGAGGGACTTTGACAAGCTCTACACGGCGTTCGGCCGTCCCTCGATCGCACCGGAGAAGCTGCTTCGGGCAATGCTGCTGCAGGCATTCTACGGGATCCGCTCGGAACGGCAGTTGATGGAGCGGCTGGAGTTCGACCTGCTGTTGCGCTGGTTCGTGGGCTTGGGCGTGGACGACCCGGTGTGGGACCACTCGACCTTCTCGAAGAACCGCGACCGATTGCTTGAAGGTGAGATCGCCGCGAAGTTCTTGAACGCGCTGATGGGGCAGCACCAGGTCAAGCGGCTGTTATCAAGCGAGCATTTTTCGGTCGACGGCACGCTGATCGAGGCGTGGGCATCGATCAAGAGCTTCCGGCGCAAGGACGGCGGTGACCAGGACAGTGATGGACCGGGACGCAACGCCGAGCGCAGTTTCCACAACGAGAAGCGCTGCAACGAGACGCATCAGAGCACGACCGATCCCGAGGCACGGCTCTATAAGAAGGGCGGCGGCCAGCCGGCGAAGCTTTGCTACATCGGCCATGCCCTGATGGAGAACCGCAACGGACTGGCGGTGCTGGGTGGCGTGAGCCGGGCGACCGGAACGGCGGAGCGGGATCAGGCGTTGGCGCTGATCGACTGCCACCGCGGCCAAAGCGAGCGGCGGATCACGCTGGGCGCCGACAAGGCCTATGACGTCACCGCATTCGTCGAGGACTTAAGACGGCGTTCGGTCACGCCGCACATCGCCATCGACGGGCATTTGAGCAAGACCGGAAAGCCGCGCAAGACCGCGATCGACCAGAGGACTCTCCGTCATGCCGGATATGCCGTCAGCCAACGCTGTCGCAAGCGCATCGAGGAGGTGTTCGGCTGGATCAAGGCCTCCGCCGGACTTGCCAAGATCAAGCTGCGAGGCCGCGACCGCGTCAACGCCACCTTCACCCTGGCGCTGGCGGCCTACAACCTGATCCGCTTGCCCAAACTCCTGGCAGCCGCCGCGTGA
- the hemH gene encoding ferrochelatase — translation MTVVIPIGRGRSPAGASRERVGVLLVNLGTPDTADARGLRVYLKEFLSDPRVIEKQGLVWKLALNGVILNTRPRRKARDYLKIWNTEQNESPLKTITRAQSDKLAAAIADHGHVVVDWAMRYGNPSMRSRIAALTAQGCDRLLVVPLYPQYSAATSATVCDEAFRVLGEMRAQPTLRVTPPYYDDPDYIDALAVSIERHLASLSFTPEIIMASFHGMPQAYIDKGDPYQAQCAATTEALRKRMGLDASKLMLTFQSRFGFDQWLQPYTDKTVEKLAKDGVKRLAVVTPGFSADCLETLEEIAQENAEIFRHNGGEEFSAIPCLNDSDSGMDVIRKLVLRELQGWI, via the coding sequence ATGACAGTCGTTATACCTATCGGCAGGGGCCGGAGCCCGGCGGGTGCGTCGCGCGAACGCGTCGGCGTTTTGCTGGTCAATCTCGGCACCCCCGATACGGCCGATGCCCGCGGCTTGCGGGTCTATCTGAAGGAATTCCTGTCCGATCCGCGCGTCATCGAGAAGCAGGGCCTGGTCTGGAAGCTGGCGCTGAACGGCGTCATTCTGAATACCCGCCCGCGCCGCAAGGCGCGCGACTACCTGAAGATATGGAACACCGAGCAGAACGAGTCGCCCCTCAAGACCATCACGCGTGCGCAGTCGGACAAGCTCGCGGCTGCCATTGCCGATCACGGCCATGTCGTCGTCGATTGGGCGATGCGCTACGGCAATCCGTCGATGCGCTCGCGCATCGCGGCGCTGACGGCACAGGGCTGCGACAGGCTGCTGGTGGTGCCGCTCTATCCGCAATATTCGGCGGCTACCTCCGCCACGGTGTGCGACGAAGCATTTCGCGTGCTCGGCGAGATGCGCGCGCAGCCGACGCTGCGGGTGACGCCGCCATACTACGACGATCCCGATTATATCGACGCGCTGGCGGTTTCGATCGAGAGGCATCTCGCCTCGCTCTCGTTCACGCCCGAAATCATCATGGCGTCATTCCACGGCATGCCGCAGGCATATATCGACAAGGGCGATCCTTATCAGGCGCAATGCGCAGCGACCACCGAAGCCCTGCGCAAGCGGATGGGGCTTGATGCGTCGAAATTGATGCTGACGTTCCAGTCGCGCTTCGGCTTTGATCAGTGGCTGCAGCCTTACACCGACAAGACCGTCGAGAAACTGGCGAAGGACGGCGTGAAGCGTCTGGCCGTCGTCACGCCCGGATTCTCTGCTGATTGTCTGGAGACGCTGGAGGAAATCGCGCAGGAGAATGCGGAGATCTTTCGCCACAACGGCGGCGAGGAGTTCAGCGCGATTCCCTGCCTGAACGACAGCGATTCCGGCATGGACGTGATCCGGAAGCTGGTGCTGCGCGAGCTTCAGGGCTGGATTTAG
- a CDS encoding MAPEG family protein, producing the protein MTVAEWCVFGAVILYLLTIVPFKALGSPRFDNARPRDPGFYEEPLRARALGAHLNGIEAFPFFAAAVLLAEFRVSPQHLIDELAILFLIVRAAYVLTYLGDRPTLRSILWSIGFAINTAIFFLPAIRHWLP; encoded by the coding sequence ATGACGGTCGCCGAATGGTGTGTCTTCGGGGCGGTCATTCTGTACCTGCTGACGATCGTGCCGTTCAAGGCGCTGGGGTCTCCCCGCTTCGACAACGCCCGCCCGCGCGATCCCGGATTCTACGAGGAACCGCTGCGCGCCCGCGCGCTTGGGGCGCACCTGAACGGCATCGAGGCCTTTCCGTTTTTCGCGGCGGCCGTGCTGCTTGCGGAATTCCGCGTCTCGCCCCAGCATCTGATCGACGAGCTGGCGATCCTGTTCCTGATCGTGCGCGCCGCCTATGTTTTGACCTATCTCGGCGACCGGCCGACGCTGCGATCGATCCTCTGGAGCATCGGCTTTGCGATCAACACCGCAATTTTCTTCCTGCCGGCGATCCGGCACTGGCTGCCTTAA
- a CDS encoding M3 family metallopeptidase → MSDTPQSPPSASDLDNPLLKPWQTPFQTPPFGEIAPEHFLPAFEQAFTDHAAEVAAITHDPSAPDFANTITALERSGKLLAKVSAVFYDLVSAHSNPALLEIDKDVSLRMARHWNPILMNAVLFGRIAQLHENRVTLGLTSEQLRLLERTYTRFHRAGAGLDDTAKTRMAEINERLAHLGTSFSHHLLGDEQEWFLELGEGDLDGLPGSFVAAARAAAEERGLPGKAIVTTSRSSMEPFLKSSHRRDLREKVYKAFTARGDNGNANDNNATIVEILALREESAKLLGYPTFAVYRLEDSMARTPQAARDLLERVWKPARARALADRDALQALIAEEGGNFTLAPWDWRYYAEKLRHVRADFDDAAIKPYLTLEGMIAAAFDCAHRLFGLTFSERKDIPVWHPDVRVWEVKDASGKHRALFYGDYFARASKRSGAWMTSLRDQQKLDGEVAPQVVNVCNFAKGAEGQPALLSPDDARTLFHEFGHGLHGMASNVTYPSLSGTSVFTDFVELPSQLYEHWQEQPQVLRQFAKHYQTGEPLPDDLLTRFLAARQFNQGFATVEFVASALIDLEFHSQPASEVRDVRAFERTELEKIGMPAEISLRHRPTQFGHIFSGDHYAAGYYSYMWSEVMDADAFGAFEESGDIFDPATAKRLHDDIYSSGGSRDPEEAYVAFRGRKPEPEALLRRRGLVEEPQAA, encoded by the coding sequence ATGTCAGACACGCCTCAATCGCCGCCATCCGCCTCCGACCTGGACAACCCGTTGCTGAAGCCGTGGCAAACGCCCTTCCAGACCCCGCCGTTCGGCGAGATCGCGCCGGAACACTTCCTGCCGGCCTTCGAACAGGCGTTCACCGACCATGCCGCCGAGGTCGCCGCCATCACTCACGATCCCTCGGCGCCGGACTTCGCCAACACCATCACCGCGCTGGAACGCTCCGGCAAGTTGCTCGCGAAGGTGTCGGCGGTGTTCTACGACCTGGTGTCGGCGCACTCCAATCCGGCGCTGCTCGAGATCGACAAGGATGTCTCCTTGCGGATGGCGCGGCACTGGAACCCGATCCTGATGAACGCGGTGCTGTTCGGCCGCATCGCGCAGCTTCACGAGAATCGCGTCACGCTCGGACTGACGTCCGAACAGTTGCGCCTGCTGGAACGCACCTACACCCGCTTCCACCGGGCCGGCGCTGGGCTCGACGATACCGCGAAGACGAGGATGGCCGAGATCAACGAGCGGCTGGCCCATCTCGGCACCAGCTTCAGCCACCATCTGCTCGGCGACGAGCAGGAATGGTTCCTGGAACTCGGCGAGGGCGATCTTGACGGACTTCCGGGTAGCTTCGTCGCGGCCGCGCGCGCCGCGGCCGAGGAGCGCGGGCTGCCCGGCAAGGCGATCGTAACCACCTCGCGCTCCTCGATGGAGCCGTTCCTCAAGAGCTCACACCGTCGCGATCTGCGCGAGAAGGTCTACAAGGCCTTCACCGCGCGCGGCGACAACGGCAACGCCAACGACAACAACGCGACCATCGTGGAGATCCTCGCGCTGCGCGAGGAAAGCGCAAAACTCCTGGGCTACCCGACCTTCGCCGTCTACCGGCTTGAGGACTCCATGGCCAGGACGCCGCAAGCCGCCCGCGACCTGCTGGAGCGGGTCTGGAAGCCGGCCCGTGCGCGGGCGCTCGCCGACCGCGATGCCTTGCAGGCCCTGATCGCCGAGGAGGGCGGCAACTTCACCCTCGCGCCGTGGGACTGGCGTTACTACGCCGAAAAGCTGCGGCATGTCCGCGCCGATTTCGACGACGCCGCGATCAAGCCATATCTGACGCTGGAGGGCATGATTGCCGCTGCCTTCGACTGCGCGCATCGGCTGTTCGGGCTCACCTTCTCCGAGCGCAAGGACATCCCGGTCTGGCATCCGGACGTTCGGGTGTGGGAGGTGAAGGATGCCTCGGGCAAGCATCGGGCGCTGTTCTACGGGGATTACTTCGCTCGCGCCTCGAAGCGGTCCGGCGCGTGGATGACATCGCTGCGCGACCAGCAGAAGCTCGACGGCGAGGTCGCGCCGCAGGTCGTGAACGTCTGCAACTTCGCCAAGGGCGCGGAGGGCCAGCCCGCGCTGCTGTCGCCGGACGATGCGCGCACCCTGTTTCATGAGTTTGGTCATGGTTTGCACGGCATGGCGTCCAACGTGACCTATCCGTCGCTGTCGGGCACCAGCGTGTTTACCGATTTCGTCGAACTGCCTTCGCAACTCTACGAGCACTGGCAGGAACAGCCGCAGGTTCTGCGGCAATTCGCAAAGCACTACCAGACCGGCGAGCCGCTGCCGGACGATCTGCTCACGCGCTTCCTCGCGGCGCGGCAATTCAACCAGGGCTTCGCCACCGTCGAATTCGTCGCCTCGGCGCTGATCGACCTGGAGTTCCACAGCCAGCCGGCCTCAGAGGTTCGCGATGTCAGGGCTTTCGAGCGTACTGAACTGGAGAAGATCGGCATGCCCGCCGAGATTTCGCTGCGGCACCGGCCGACCCAGTTCGGCCACATCTTCTCCGGCGACCATTATGCCGCCGGCTACTACAGCTACATGTGGTCGGAAGTGATGGACGCCGATGCCTTCGGCGCCTTCGAGGAGAGCGGCGACATCTTCGACCCGGCCACCGCGAAGCGGCTGCACGATGACATCTATTCGTCCGGCGGTTCGCGCGATCCGGAAGAAGCCTACGTCGCGTTCCGCGGCCGCAAGCCGGAACCGGAGGCGCTGTTGCGCCGTCGCGGGCTCGTCGAAGAGCCGCAGGCGGCGTAG
- a CDS encoding type III PLP-dependent enzyme: MTERIQEFLRNRRSEGNDTEPCLVVDLDVVRDNYQTFAKALPDSRVFYAVKANPAPEVLSLLASLGSCFDTATVAEIEMALAAGATPDRVSFGNTIKKERDIARAYALGIRLFAVDCTAEVEKIARAAPGAKVFCRILYDCAGAEWPLSRKFGCDPEMAVDVLDLAKRLSLEPVGISFHVGSQQRKVKAWDRALAMVSQVFRDCAERGINLTMVNMGGGFPTKYLRDVPPVVQYGRSIFRALRKHFGNQIPETIIEPGRGMVGNAGVIETEVVLISRKSDDDENRWVYLDIGKFSGLAETMDESIRYAIRTPHDGAEMTPCVLAGPTCDSADVLYEKQPYPLPVTLEIGDKLLIEGTGAYTSTYSSVAFNGIPPLKTYHI; encoded by the coding sequence ATGACCGAACGCATTCAGGAATTCCTGCGCAACCGCCGCAGCGAAGGCAACGACACCGAGCCCTGCCTCGTGGTCGATCTCGACGTCGTGCGCGACAACTACCAGACCTTTGCGAAGGCGTTGCCCGATTCGCGCGTGTTCTACGCGGTGAAGGCCAACCCGGCGCCCGAGGTGCTGAGCCTGCTGGCCTCGCTCGGCTCGTGCTTCGACACCGCGACCGTCGCCGAGATCGAAATGGCGCTGGCCGCCGGTGCGACGCCGGACCGCGTCTCCTTCGGCAACACCATCAAGAAGGAGCGCGACATCGCGCGTGCCTACGCGCTCGGTATTCGCCTGTTCGCAGTGGATTGCACCGCCGAGGTCGAGAAGATCGCACGCGCCGCTCCCGGTGCGAAGGTGTTCTGCCGCATCCTGTACGATTGCGCCGGTGCCGAGTGGCCGCTGTCGCGCAAGTTCGGCTGCGACCCGGAAATGGCGGTCGATGTGCTCGACCTCGCCAAGCGCCTGAGCCTCGAGCCGGTCGGCATCTCGTTCCATGTCGGCTCGCAGCAACGCAAGGTGAAGGCGTGGGACCGTGCGCTGGCGATGGTCTCGCAAGTATTCCGTGACTGCGCCGAGCGCGGGATCAACCTGACCATGGTCAACATGGGCGGCGGCTTCCCGACCAAGTACCTCAGGGACGTTCCGCCGGTCGTGCAGTACGGCCGGTCGATCTTCCGCGCGCTGCGCAAGCACTTCGGCAACCAGATCCCGGAGACCATCATCGAGCCGGGCCGCGGCATGGTCGGCAACGCCGGCGTGATCGAGACGGAAGTCGTTCTGATCTCCAGAAAGAGCGACGACGACGAGAACCGCTGGGTCTATCTCGACATCGGCAAGTTCAGCGGCCTTGCCGAAACCATGGACGAGTCGATCCGCTACGCCATCAGGACACCGCATGACGGCGCCGAGATGACGCCGTGCGTGCTGGCGGGTCCGACCTGCGACTCGGCCGACGTGCTCTACGAGAAGCAGCCGTATCCGCTGCCGGTGACGCTCGAGATCGGCGACAAGCTGCTGATAGAGGGCACCGGCGCCTATACGTCGACCTACTCGTCAGTGGCCTTCAACGGCATCCCGCCGCTGAAGACGTATCACATCTGA